A single window of Granulicella sibirica DNA harbors:
- a CDS encoding FmdB family zinc ribbon protein → MPLYEYECTTCHKHTEKIQKFSDPEITVCPHCGGHLERVISAPAISFKGGGWYADGYGNAKPSASGESKSSSESVSKDSTSKPASDSAAPAAAPAAAPAAAPASASKD, encoded by the coding sequence ATGCCGCTCTACGAATACGAATGTACGACCTGCCACAAGCACACCGAAAAAATCCAGAAGTTCTCCGATCCTGAGATCACCGTCTGCCCGCATTGCGGCGGACACCTGGAGCGCGTCATCTCCGCGCCTGCGATCTCCTTCAAGGGAGGCGGCTGGTACGCGGATGGCTATGGCAACGCCAAGCCGTCAGCTTCAGGCGAGAGCAAGAGCTCGAGCGAGTCCGTCAGCAAGGACAGCACAAGCAAGCCAGCGAGCGACAGTGCGGCTCCGGCCGCTGCGCCAGCGGCAGCACCTGCGGCTGCTCCAGCGAGCGCGAGCAAAGACTAG
- a CDS encoding DUF6496 domain-containing protein, producing the protein MATKKAAAKKTAAKKTPSKKAAKGAKYSAAAGAKVETEMKAMKAGKLKSGSGAKVTNPKQAIAIALSEARKEGDQVPSLNQVH; encoded by the coding sequence ATGGCCACAAAGAAGGCAGCAGCTAAAAAGACCGCAGCCAAGAAGACTCCCTCCAAGAAAGCCGCCAAAGGCGCAAAGTATAGCGCCGCAGCCGGAGCCAAGGTCGAAACGGAGATGAAGGCCATGAAGGCCGGAAAGCTGAAGAGTGGATCCGGAGCGAAGGTCACGAACCCGAAGCAGGCTATCGCGATCGCGCTCTCCGAGGCTCGGAAGGAAGGTGACCAGGTGCCATCTCTGAACCAGGTCCACTGA